In bacterium, a single genomic region encodes these proteins:
- the dnaG gene encoding DNA primase, with the protein MSRGWISGEIKEEIRRRTDIVAMVSTHASLKKSGRYYKGLCPFHQEKTPSFHVDPERGLFHCFGCGAGGDVFDFAMRSANLTFMEAAAELGRRAGVEIETSPDAAQRASEREQVLRALDAARDYFRASLASVGRKARAYLERRGVSEEIAGRFHLGYAAPGWDGMLTALQARGYPAAVLEQAGLAAPRTSGGYYDVFRDRLMFPILDLQDRVVAFGGRALDEAEPKYLNSKETLAFSKGRLLYALGPAREAIRERGEVLVVEGYMDVLACHQFGFRNAVASLGTALTADQVGLLRRFAPRAVLMYDPDQAGAAAAERGLALCEEAEVSVRVAVLPPGEDPDAYLRRHGAEAFGQLLAGALPMFEYRLEAAALRHGPDLREGKLALVDEMLDVIQTVANPVRAAEYLRALAGRFALPEEALRQRLRSRKRSGRSPAQQQGAMTLSGDRAREEAERLLLHLMVAEPTRRTEVARVLDADAFFVPVHRALAAVLLVSPDADAAELREGLDEAASALLVRLAFEPPPVTERDKDRAAAEAVRYLVHTSPAAVERERLWVALQAAQACGDETELRRLQAAYAELITAGRRRN; encoded by the coding sequence ATGAGTCGCGGGTGGATTTCGGGTGAGATCAAAGAGGAGATCAGGCGGCGGACCGACATCGTCGCCATGGTCTCGACCCATGCCTCGCTGAAGAAATCCGGCCGCTACTACAAAGGGCTCTGCCCGTTCCACCAGGAGAAGACACCGTCGTTCCACGTAGACCCGGAGCGGGGGCTGTTTCACTGCTTCGGCTGCGGCGCGGGCGGCGACGTCTTCGACTTCGCGATGCGCTCCGCCAACCTCACCTTCATGGAGGCCGCGGCGGAGCTGGGCCGGCGAGCCGGCGTTGAGATCGAGACCTCGCCTGATGCCGCGCAGCGGGCGTCGGAGAGGGAGCAGGTCCTGCGCGCGCTGGACGCCGCCCGCGACTACTTCCGGGCATCGCTCGCCTCAGTTGGGCGCAAGGCCCGGGCGTACCTGGAGCGGCGTGGGGTGAGCGAGGAGATCGCCGGCCGGTTTCACCTCGGCTACGCTGCGCCGGGATGGGATGGCATGCTGACCGCGCTCCAGGCGCGGGGTTATCCGGCGGCGGTGCTGGAGCAGGCAGGTCTTGCCGCGCCGCGGACCAGCGGGGGCTACTACGACGTGTTTCGCGACCGCCTCATGTTCCCGATCCTGGACCTGCAGGACCGGGTGGTGGCCTTCGGCGGCCGCGCGCTTGACGAGGCCGAACCCAAGTACCTGAACTCTAAGGAGACCCTCGCGTTCTCGAAGGGCAGGTTGCTGTATGCGCTCGGCCCGGCCCGTGAAGCGATTCGGGAGCGAGGGGAGGTTCTGGTGGTAGAGGGCTACATGGATGTCCTGGCCTGCCACCAGTTCGGGTTTCGCAATGCGGTGGCATCCCTGGGGACCGCGCTTACAGCCGATCAGGTGGGTCTGCTCAGGCGGTTCGCCCCGCGCGCGGTGCTCATGTACGATCCGGACCAGGCCGGAGCAGCGGCGGCCGAGCGCGGCCTGGCGCTGTGTGAAGAAGCGGAGGTATCGGTTCGGGTGGCAGTCCTGCCGCCCGGCGAGGATCCCGACGCCTACCTGCGGCGCCACGGTGCCGAGGCGTTCGGCCAACTGCTGGCCGGTGCGCTCCCCATGTTCGAATACCGGCTCGAGGCCGCCGCCCTCCGCCACGGCCCCGATCTGAGGGAAGGGAAACTCGCGCTTGTTGACGAAATGTTAGATGTTATTCAGACGGTTGCGAATCCGGTTCGTGCGGCAGAGTATTTGCGCGCGTTGGCCGGACGGTTCGCGCTGCCCGAGGAGGCCTTGCGCCAGCGGTTGCGTTCGCGGAAGCGGTCGGGGCGCTCCCCTGCACAGCAGCAGGGCGCGATGACGCTCAGCGGCGACCGGGCCCGGGAGGAAGCGGAGCGGTTGCTGCTGCACCTGATGGTGGCGGAGCCGACCCGCAGGACGGAGGTTGCCCGGGTGCTGGACGCCGACGCTTTCTTCGTCCCGGTGCACCGGGCTCTCGCGGCAGTTCTCCTGGTGTCGCCGGATGCCGACGCCGCGGAGCTGCGCGAGGGGCTGGATGAGGCGGCTTCGGCTTTACTGGTGCGGCTGGCGTTTGAACCACCGCCGGTGACCGAGCGTGACAAGGACCGGGCCGCCGCCGAGGCAGTGCGCTACTTGGTGCACACCAGCCCGGCGGCAGTTGAGCGGGAGCGGCTGTGGGTGGCGCTGCAGGCGGCCCAGGCATGCGGGGATGAGACAGAGCTTCGCCGGCTCCAGGCTGCCTACGCGGAGCTGATCACGGCGGGCCGGCGACGGAACTAG